One Roseofilum capinflatum BLCC-M114 DNA segment encodes these proteins:
- a CDS encoding SWIM zinc finger family protein codes for MEFAYSYHGSTAVNNQGNNTQMSFSPDTKRPPTYFIGELGKSVAFREAISALHDVVVSDLRYQPKDNEAYKEWAQKQEDLEWQSFAVQKAEVAAQMSAIREELTQIGSRSYERWKPYYDAREKFRRYVWKKQLDFYFVFDPVITVHPDEIFFECFSQDESSYGRLGASYDVFKNINEFACGTTNIDYSAALYDEFQKIRSYKTTQFQVDPSGFEVQTTHEETFKEVKIDLPESWVRGFLQVSSAMSLPATTFDLHPMDIHNICLILRRNKEKKGPRSLRYILEPGQPIKVVFDPWNKEVICWRSPYTGNNSQEIRVWGRRRIHILERLIPIAQKFTVHLLGTGMPSFYVADLGDMSFTLGLSGWTANDWSSSGNFDLMAPRADVDEWTQKIIFDALRETWAETPASLAQRLGLSQTAVLGALGAYTQAGRAIYDLNKQVYRLRELSREPLPMERLRFANEREEKATRFLSENQVQVGSVTDSGGALLLQGTVRDNGKTYAPNLTIDGDERILKAECTCNWHQQNKLYKGPCEHILALRMHHARLCQ; via the coding sequence ATGGAATTTGCCTATTCATACCACGGCAGCACAGCCGTTAACAACCAGGGAAATAATACCCAAATGTCTTTTTCCCCAGACACCAAACGCCCGCCCACCTATTTTATCGGCGAATTGGGTAAAAGTGTCGCCTTTCGAGAAGCCATTAGCGCCCTCCATGATGTAGTTGTCTCTGATTTGCGCTACCAACCCAAAGACAACGAAGCCTATAAAGAATGGGCACAAAAACAAGAAGATCTAGAATGGCAATCTTTTGCCGTACAGAAAGCAGAAGTCGCTGCCCAAATGAGCGCCATTCGTGAAGAACTCACTCAAATTGGTTCTCGCAGTTATGAACGGTGGAAGCCCTATTATGATGCGAGAGAAAAGTTTCGTCGCTATGTCTGGAAAAAACAACTCGATTTCTATTTTGTATTCGATCCTGTGATTACGGTTCACCCGGATGAAATCTTTTTTGAATGCTTCAGCCAAGATGAATCCAGTTACGGCAGACTGGGGGCAAGCTACGACGTATTTAAGAATATTAATGAATTCGCCTGCGGTACGACCAATATCGACTATTCTGCCGCCCTTTATGATGAATTTCAAAAAATCAGAAGCTACAAAACCACCCAATTTCAGGTCGATCCTTCTGGGTTTGAAGTGCAAACCACCCACGAAGAGACATTCAAAGAAGTGAAAATTGATTTACCGGAGAGTTGGGTAAGGGGATTTTTGCAGGTAAGTTCCGCCATGTCACTCCCGGCAACTACCTTTGATTTACACCCCATGGATATCCACAATATTTGCCTGATTCTCCGCCGCAACAAAGAGAAAAAGGGGCCGCGTAGTTTGCGCTATATCCTGGAACCGGGACAACCGATTAAAGTGGTGTTCGATCCTTGGAATAAAGAGGTCATTTGTTGGCGATCGCCCTATACTGGTAATAATAGCCAAGAAATCCGCGTCTGGGGTCGTCGCCGCATCCATATTTTAGAGCGTTTAATTCCCATTGCCCAAAAATTCACCGTTCATCTTTTGGGTACAGGAATGCCATCTTTCTACGTCGCTGATTTAGGCGATATGTCCTTTACATTAGGCCTATCCGGATGGACAGCCAATGACTGGTCAAGTTCTGGCAACTTTGACCTCATGGCTCCCCGCGCCGATGTCGATGAATGGACGCAAAAAATAATCTTTGATGCGCTCAGGGAAACTTGGGCAGAAACCCCCGCAAGTCTGGCTCAACGGTTAGGATTAAGTCAAACCGCCGTATTAGGAGCATTGGGAGCCTACACCCAAGCTGGACGCGCCATTTATGACCTCAATAAACAAGTCTATCGCCTTAGAGAATTGAGCCGCGAACCCTTACCCATGGAGCGCCTACGCTTTGCCAATGAGCGGGAGGAAAAAGCGACTCGTTTCTTAAGTGAAAATCAAGTGCAAGTGGGCAGCGTAACGGATTCTGGCGGCGCTTTACTTCTCCAAGGAACGGTTCGTGACAACGGAAAAACTTACGCCCCGAACTTGACAATTGATGGAGATGAGCGTATACTTAAAGCTGAATGTACTTGCAATTGGCATCAGCAAAATAAGCTGTATAAAGGCCCTTGCGAACATATCTTGGCATTACGGATGCATCACGCCCGTTTGTGTCAATAA